One genomic segment of Nocardia spumae includes these proteins:
- a CDS encoding [protein-PII] uridylyltransferase — MSADELSDGAKDLVAARDQLLGSGDARRPRLGADALRQALVDLHDLWLTSKGAELGITADSGLAVVAVGGLGRREMLPYSDLDLVLLHDDVDPERVAEVADRLWYPLWDAHIKLDHSVRTVPQALRVAAEDLTAALGMLDARHIVGDAELSNLLIGGVRREWRTGIRSRFGELVEQAQARWKRNGEVAHRAEPDLKSGRGGLRDIQLLDALAIAQLTDAMPGLGPDVPGGGLDAAHRRLLDVRTELHRVAGRSRDQLRAQDADEIGAALRIGDRFDLARTLSDAARTVVYSVDVGVRTAGNALPRRGLARLRRLPVRRPLDEGVVEHAGEVVLARDARPQRDPGLILRVAAASARTGLPMSATTLNRLSEDAPELREPWPREALNDLLVLLGSGRATIDAIEALDRTGLWGRLFPEWGAVRDLPPRDAVHTWTVDRHLVETVAYATALSTRVARPDLLLLGALLHDIGKGRAEDHSVVGAELATRIGRRLGLWPADVDSLAMIVRHHLLLPETATRRDLADPATAARVVDTLDGDRQVLELLHTLAEADSLATGPGVWGEWKASLIGELVRRSRSAMAGEPVPHGDSPAPATVDLSVLDKVAAGGVHVDLRAGDGRYTHVVTVVAPDTPGLLSEAAGVLALHSLRVLSATLSATDGIAIDTFVVSPTFGDPPDAGLVRQELIRAINGDLKLAAALADKERETSSRTRPYAQAQPRVIWTDTDRPGQVLLELRAEDRLGLLSRLAAVLAAHGADVRWAKAVTMGSVVVDAFSLDLGEDTEARRREIEGALLGVVPHQEPKKPSETDSGAEGS, encoded by the coding sequence ATGAGTGCAGACGAATTGTCCGACGGCGCCAAGGATCTGGTGGCCGCGCGAGATCAACTGCTGGGCAGCGGAGACGCGCGTCGCCCGCGCCTGGGCGCCGACGCGCTGCGGCAGGCACTGGTCGACCTGCACGATCTGTGGTTGACCAGCAAGGGGGCCGAGCTGGGCATCACCGCCGACAGCGGACTGGCCGTGGTGGCCGTCGGTGGCCTGGGACGACGGGAGATGCTGCCCTATTCGGATCTGGATCTGGTGCTGCTGCACGACGATGTGGATCCCGAACGGGTCGCGGAGGTGGCCGATCGGCTCTGGTACCCGCTGTGGGACGCGCACATCAAACTCGACCACAGTGTGCGCACGGTGCCGCAGGCCCTGCGAGTGGCCGCCGAGGACCTCACCGCCGCGCTGGGCATGCTCGACGCCCGGCACATCGTCGGAGACGCCGAGCTGAGCAATCTGCTCATCGGCGGCGTCCGGCGCGAATGGCGGACCGGAATCCGTTCTCGGTTCGGCGAACTGGTCGAACAGGCGCAGGCGCGCTGGAAGCGCAACGGTGAGGTCGCCCATCGCGCCGAACCCGACCTCAAGAGCGGCCGCGGCGGACTACGCGATATTCAGCTGCTCGACGCGCTGGCCATCGCCCAGTTGACCGACGCGATGCCGGGCTTGGGCCCCGATGTGCCCGGCGGCGGACTCGACGCCGCCCATCGCCGTCTGCTGGACGTGCGCACCGAACTGCATCGGGTGGCCGGTCGCTCCCGGGACCAGTTGCGGGCCCAGGACGCCGACGAGATCGGCGCCGCGCTGCGCATCGGCGATCGATTCGATCTGGCCCGCACGCTCAGCGATGCGGCACGCACGGTTGTCTACTCGGTGGACGTCGGCGTGCGCACCGCCGGAAACGCGCTGCCCCGGCGCGGTCTGGCCCGGCTGCGGCGGCTGCCGGTGCGCCGCCCGCTGGACGAGGGCGTGGTCGAACACGCGGGAGAGGTGGTGCTTGCTCGTGACGCGCGACCACAACGCGATCCCGGCCTGATCCTGCGGGTGGCGGCCGCCTCCGCGCGTACCGGTCTGCCGATGTCGGCGACCACCCTCAATCGGCTCTCCGAGGATGCCCCCGAACTACGGGAACCGTGGCCGCGCGAGGCGCTCAACGATCTGCTCGTGCTGCTGGGGTCCGGTCGCGCCACCATCGACGCGATCGAGGCACTGGACCGGACAGGCCTGTGGGGCAGGCTGTTTCCGGAGTGGGGTGCGGTCCGGGACCTGCCCCCGCGCGATGCCGTGCACACCTGGACCGTGGACCGTCACCTGGTGGAGACGGTCGCCTACGCCACCGCGCTGAGCACCCGAGTCGCCCGCCCGGATCTGCTGCTGCTCGGCGCGCTGCTGCACGATATCGGCAAGGGGCGCGCGGAGGATCACAGTGTGGTCGGCGCCGAACTGGCCACCCGGATCGGCCGTCGGCTGGGACTGTGGCCCGCCGACGTGGACAGTCTCGCGATGATCGTGCGGCATCATCTGCTGCTGCCCGAGACCGCGACCCGTCGCGATCTCGCCGACCCGGCGACGGCGGCCCGCGTCGTGGACACCCTGGACGGTGACCGCCAGGTCCTCGAACTCCTGCACACTCTGGCCGAAGCCGATTCGCTGGCGACCGGTCCGGGGGTCTGGGGTGAGTGGAAGGCCTCGCTGATCGGCGAGCTGGTGCGTCGTTCCCGGTCGGCGATGGCGGGTGAACCTGTCCCGCACGGAGATTCGCCGGCCCCGGCGACAGTGGACCTGTCCGTGCTGGACAAGGTCGCGGCCGGTGGGGTGCATGTGGATCTGCGCGCCGGCGACGGCCGATACACCCATGTCGTCACGGTGGTCGCACCCGATACGCCCGGTCTGCTGTCGGAGGCGGCCGGCGTGCTGGCCCTGCATTCGCTGCGGGTGCTGTCGGCGACGCTGTCCGCGACGGACGGTATCGCGATCGACACCTTCGTGGTGAGCCCGACATTCGGTGATCCGCCCGATGCCGGCCTGGTGCGGCAGGAACTGATCCGGGCGATCAACGGTGATCTGAAGCTGGCCGCGGCGCTGGCCGACAAGGAGCGCGAAACCTCCTCGCGGACCAGGCCTTACGCGCAGGCCCAACCCCGGGTGATCTGGACCGATACCGATCGGCCCGGTCAGGTGCTGCTGGAATTGCGGGCCGAGGACCGCCTCGGATTGCTCAGCCGGCTGGCCGCGGTGCTCGCCGCGCACGGCGCCGATGTGCGCTGGGCCAAGGCGGTGACCATGGGCTCGGTCGTGGTGGACGCCTTCAGTCTCGATCTCGGCGAAGATACCGAGGCGCGGCGCCGGGAGATCGAGGGGGCGCTGCTGGGGGTGGTTCCGCACCAGGAACCGAAGAAGCCGAGTGAAACGGACAGCGGTGCGGAGGGCAGCTAG
- the ffh gene encoding signal recognition particle protein has translation MFESLSDRLTGALKDLRGKGRLSPADIDATAREIRLALLEADVALPVVRQFIARIKERAKGAEVSAALNPAQQVVKIVNEELIGILGGETRRLQLAKTPPTVIMLAGLQGAGKTTLAGKLAKWLKGQGHTPLLVACDLQRPGAVTQLQVVGERAGVPVFAPHPGTSIGGGDNALGVTAADPIRVAEAGIDEAKRRHYDIVIVDTAGRLGIDEELMRQAAGIRDAVHPDETLFVLDAMIGQDAVTTAEAFRDGVGFTGVVLTKLDGDARGGAALSVREVTGVPILFASTGEKLEDFDVFHPDRMSSRILGMGDLLTLIEQAEQVYDQQQAEEAARKIGSGELTLEDFLDQMLAIRKMGPIGNLLGMLPGAGQMKDVLAQVDDKQLDRVQAIIRGMTPAERANPKIINASRRLRIANGSGVTVTDVNQLVDRFFEARKMMAAMGRQMGLPGGRRNNTKGKKGKKGKKGGRGPTPPKGMRGGFPGMPGMPPGMPGMPAAGMPDLSNMPAGLDELPPGLEGFDLSKLKFPKN, from the coding sequence GTGTTCGAATCCCTTTCCGACCGGTTGACCGGTGCCCTGAAGGATCTGCGTGGCAAGGGACGCCTGTCGCCGGCCGATATCGACGCGACCGCGCGCGAGATCCGGCTCGCACTGCTCGAGGCGGACGTCGCACTGCCCGTGGTGCGGCAATTCATCGCCCGCATCAAGGAACGTGCCAAGGGGGCCGAGGTCTCGGCCGCGCTGAACCCGGCCCAGCAGGTCGTCAAGATCGTCAACGAGGAACTGATCGGCATCCTCGGCGGCGAAACCCGGCGGCTGCAGCTGGCCAAGACCCCGCCCACGGTGATCATGCTCGCCGGTCTGCAGGGTGCCGGTAAGACCACGCTCGCGGGCAAGCTCGCGAAATGGCTGAAGGGACAGGGCCACACGCCGCTGCTGGTCGCCTGTGACCTGCAGCGGCCGGGCGCCGTCACGCAGCTGCAGGTGGTCGGTGAACGAGCCGGCGTCCCGGTCTTCGCCCCGCATCCCGGCACCTCGATCGGCGGGGGCGACAATGCCCTCGGGGTGACGGCCGCCGACCCCATCCGGGTCGCCGAGGCCGGTATCGACGAGGCGAAGCGGCGCCACTACGACATCGTCATCGTCGACACCGCCGGCCGCCTCGGCATCGACGAGGAGTTGATGCGCCAGGCCGCCGGTATCCGCGATGCGGTCCATCCGGACGAGACCCTGTTCGTCCTCGACGCCATGATCGGTCAGGACGCTGTCACCACCGCGGAGGCCTTCCGCGACGGTGTGGGATTCACCGGCGTCGTGCTGACCAAGCTCGACGGCGACGCCCGTGGTGGTGCCGCGCTGTCGGTGCGTGAAGTGACCGGCGTGCCGATCCTGTTCGCGTCCACCGGTGAGAAGCTCGAGGACTTCGACGTCTTCCACCCCGACCGGATGTCCAGCCGCATCCTGGGTATGGGCGATCTGCTCACCCTGATCGAGCAGGCCGAGCAGGTCTACGACCAGCAGCAGGCCGAGGAAGCGGCCCGCAAGATCGGTTCGGGTGAGCTGACTCTCGAGGACTTCCTCGACCAGATGCTCGCCATTCGCAAGATGGGCCCGATCGGCAACCTGCTCGGCATGCTGCCCGGCGCCGGTCAGATGAAGGATGTGCTGGCCCAGGTCGACGACAAACAGCTCGACCGGGTGCAGGCGATCATCCGCGGCATGACTCCCGCGGAGCGCGCCAACCCGAAGATCATCAACGCGTCCCGCCGGCTGCGCATCGCCAACGGCTCCGGCGTCACGGTCACCGATGTCAACCAGCTCGTCGACCGCTTCTTCGAGGCCCGCAAGATGATGGCGGCGATGGGCCGCCAGATGGGCCTGCCGGGCGGACGCCGCAACAACACCAAGGGCAAGAAGGGGAAGAAGGGCAAGAAGGGCGGGCGCGGCCCGACTCCGCCGAAGGGGATGCGCGGTGGTTTCCCGGGGATGCCGGGTATGCCGCCGGGAATGCCCGGGATGCCCGCGGCCGGAATGCCGGATCTGTCGAATATGCCCGCGGGCCTCGACGAACTGCCGCCGGGCCTCGAGGGGTTCGATCTGTCGAAGCTGAAGTTCCCCAAGAACTGA
- a CDS encoding amidohydrolase family protein, with amino-acid sequence MRLHLRGVVLPDDEVRDLWVRDGVISDEPVCDAETLCDTGWIVPGLVDAHCHVGIRYGGGHEDRAGAIAQAEVERDAGALLLRDAGSPIDTRFVDDHHELPKIIRAGRHIARPKRYIRELGIELDDERDLPDIVAEQARFGDGWVKIVGDWIDRSVGDLRPLWSDAILKEAIDAAHREGARVTAHVFGEDALPGLIGAGIDCLEHGTGLTGDTIEMMVTHGTALVPTLINIDTFPEIADGAAKFPVYAAHMRDLHRRVRDTVADAHAAGVPIYTGTDAGGSIRHGRVADEIDALAGAGLSRHEALGAASWGAREWLGRPGIEPGAPADFVVYRTDPRGGRAALDAPAYVVLRGRVYPGRDPVTGHR; translated from the coding sequence ATGCGGCTGCATCTTCGGGGCGTCGTACTTCCCGACGACGAGGTCCGCGACCTCTGGGTGCGCGACGGAGTGATCTCCGACGAGCCGGTGTGCGATGCCGAAACCCTGTGCGACACCGGATGGATCGTGCCGGGACTGGTCGATGCCCACTGCCACGTCGGTATCCGCTACGGCGGCGGTCACGAGGATCGGGCGGGTGCGATCGCGCAGGCCGAGGTCGAGCGCGACGCGGGGGCGCTGCTTCTGCGTGATGCCGGATCGCCCATCGATACGCGGTTCGTCGACGACCATCACGAGCTGCCGAAGATCATCCGCGCCGGCCGCCACATCGCCCGGCCCAAACGCTATATCCGCGAACTGGGCATCGAGCTCGACGACGAGCGCGACTTGCCCGATATCGTTGCCGAACAGGCCCGATTCGGTGACGGCTGGGTCAAGATCGTCGGTGACTGGATCGATCGCTCGGTCGGCGATCTGCGTCCGCTGTGGAGCGATGCGATCCTGAAGGAGGCCATCGATGCCGCGCATCGCGAGGGCGCCCGCGTCACCGCGCACGTCTTCGGTGAGGACGCCCTGCCCGGATTGATCGGCGCCGGGATCGACTGCCTCGAACACGGCACCGGCCTCACCGGCGACACCATCGAGATGATGGTCACCCACGGCACCGCTCTGGTGCCGACCCTGATCAATATCGACACCTTTCCCGAGATCGCCGACGGGGCGGCCAAATTCCCCGTCTACGCCGCGCATATGCGCGATCTGCACCGCCGGGTCCGCGATACCGTGGCCGACGCCCATGCCGCGGGCGTGCCGATCTACACCGGCACCGACGCCGGCGGTTCGATCCGCCACGGCCGCGTCGCCGACGAGATCGACGCCCTCGCCGGTGCGGGGCTGTCCCGGCACGAGGCATTGGGCGCGGCATCCTGGGGTGCTCGGGAATGGCTCGGTCGCCCGGGGATCGAACCCGGGGCACCGGCCGACTTCGTCGTCTATCGCACCGATCCGCGCGGCGGCCGTGCGGCGCTCGATGCGCCCGCGTACGTCGTGCTGCGGGGGCGGGTGTACCCCGGCCGCGATCCGGTCACCGGCCACCGGTGA
- a CDS encoding alcohol dehydrogenase catalytic domain-containing protein, whose amino-acid sequence MRAAQFADGRFTVAEIADPPALGAGQVRIAVAACGICGSDLSVSKDPCRFVDVAVAGGYPLAAFDADRPVVLGHEYAGLITEIGPGVTEFAIGDRVAGIGLATDTATGIPTIIGYSNSYHGGFGEQIVVDAYWVRPVPESLSLEHATLAEPLHVGEMHVQQSGLRPGDSALVIGCGTIGLGAVVAAKAHGAAMVIAAEPSATRRELAARMGADVVVDPAERDPIDVWNALIADGDTLVGDSADGTLIAYECSGRTGILNDLMYRLPFNSRIQVLAAGFAEETIVPVVPQFRRIAVNFGHGPYQDAYDVTLRRLADGQIDAEAIITGRVGLDGVGAAFAALRDPRGHVKIIVKPEGVEGA is encoded by the coding sequence CGGTCGCAGCCTGCGGGATCTGCGGCAGTGACCTGTCCGTGTCGAAGGATCCGTGCCGGTTCGTCGACGTGGCGGTGGCCGGGGGATATCCGCTCGCGGCCTTCGACGCCGATCGGCCGGTCGTGCTCGGGCACGAATACGCCGGCCTGATCACCGAAATCGGGCCCGGCGTCACCGAATTCGCCATCGGCGACCGAGTGGCGGGGATCGGTCTGGCCACCGATACCGCGACCGGGATCCCGACCATCATCGGATACTCCAACAGCTATCACGGCGGGTTCGGCGAGCAGATCGTGGTCGACGCCTACTGGGTGCGCCCGGTGCCGGAGTCGCTGTCGCTCGAGCACGCCACCCTGGCCGAACCCCTGCACGTGGGGGAGATGCACGTGCAGCAGTCCGGGCTGCGTCCCGGGGATTCGGCACTGGTGATCGGCTGCGGCACCATCGGTTTGGGCGCCGTCGTCGCGGCGAAGGCACACGGTGCTGCCATGGTGATCGCCGCCGAACCGTCGGCCACCCGACGGGAACTCGCGGCCCGGATGGGCGCCGACGTCGTGGTCGATCCGGCCGAGCGCGATCCGATCGATGTGTGGAACGCGCTGATCGCCGACGGCGATACCCTCGTCGGCGACTCGGCGGACGGCACTCTCATCGCCTACGAGTGCAGCGGCCGGACCGGGATCCTCAACGATCTGATGTATCGGCTGCCGTTCAACTCCCGGATCCAGGTCCTCGCGGCGGGATTCGCCGAGGAGACGATCGTGCCGGTCGTGCCGCAGTTCCGCCGGATCGCCGTCAATTTCGGCCACGGCCCCTACCAGGACGCCTACGACGTCACCCTGCGGCGCCTGGCCGACGGGCAGATCGATGCCGAGGCGATCATCACCGGCCGGGTCGGCCTCGACGGTGTCGGCGCGGCCTTCGCCGCCCTGCGCGATCCGCGGGGCCACGTCAAGATCATCGTCAAACCCGAGGGGGTCGAGGGGGCGTGA
- a CDS encoding DUF2237 family protein, with product MTDRNVLGGPLEECGTDPLTGFYRDGCCSTGPEDLGSHTVCTVVTQEFLEHQKSIGNDLLTPRPENNFPGLQPGDRWCVVAVRWLHAHEDGVAAPVVLAATHEDALEVVPMETLRKYAVDVPDDVSDLL from the coding sequence GTGACCGATCGAAATGTGCTTGGGGGACCGTTGGAGGAGTGTGGCACCGATCCTCTCACCGGCTTCTACCGGGACGGGTGCTGCAGCACCGGCCCCGAGGATCTGGGTAGCCACACCGTCTGCACCGTTGTGACTCAGGAATTCCTGGAGCACCAGAAATCGATCGGCAACGATCTGCTGACACCACGTCCGGAGAACAACTTCCCCGGCCTGCAACCGGGCGACCGCTGGTGTGTGGTCGCGGTGCGCTGGCTGCACGCCCACGAGGACGGGGTGGCCGCCCCGGTGGTCCTGGCGGCCACCCACGAGGACGCCCTCGAGGTCGTGCCCATGGAAACCCTGCGCAAATACGCGGTCGACGTCCCCGACGACGTCAGCGATCTGCTCTGA
- a CDS encoding P-II family nitrogen regulator yields MKLITAIVKPFTLEDVKSGLEQAGVLGMTVSEVQGYGRQKGHTEVYRGAEYSVDFVPKVRVEVVVDDASVEKVVEVIVEAARTGKIGDGKVWVTPVESVIRVRTGERGGDAL; encoded by the coding sequence ATGAAACTGATCACTGCAATCGTCAAACCGTTCACGCTCGAGGACGTCAAGTCGGGGCTCGAGCAGGCCGGTGTGCTGGGTATGACGGTCAGCGAGGTCCAGGGGTACGGCCGGCAGAAGGGGCACACCGAGGTTTACCGCGGTGCCGAGTATTCGGTGGATTTCGTGCCGAAGGTCCGGGTCGAGGTGGTCGTGGACGACGCATCGGTGGAGAAGGTCGTCGAGGTGATCGTCGAGGCCGCCCGGACCGGCAAGATCGGTGACGGCAAGGTCTGGGTAACGCCCGTCGAATCGGTGATCCGGGTCCGAACCGGTGAACGCGGTGGCGACGCACTGTAG
- the ftsY gene encoding signal recognition particle-docking protein FtsY — translation MGAVNAQAWILIAAIAAVLLVAFVAGFVLYKRRRVSIAAAADQDKELTDRSGGYTASGGFNFSQGGAGSGTLTPPRPEPVPIERTDDEGQPHVGDDAAIPRDSARRTITDVRLPEPETVTDRPADGASGSTPVIEPETTAEPSDPVAPVEPAAPADTAASEVTPAESTTTETVPAPVEAAPVAPPSPNGAVVSPAPVETPDTAPAVEEIEPTAGRLTRLRGRLSRSQNAVGKSLLGLLGGGDLDEDSWEEVEDTLVMADLGTSVTTTVVERLRQEMAARSVRTAEQARQVLRDVLIEALRPELDRSIRALPHADHPSILLVVGVNGTGKTTTTGKLARVLVADGRRVLLGAADTFRAAAADQLQTWGERVGADTVRGREGADPASVAFDAVTTGITEGVDAVLVDTAGRLHTKTGLMDELGKVKRVVEKKAAVDEVLLVLDATVGQNGLTQARVFAEVVDITGVVLTKLDGTAKGGIVFQVQHELGVPVKLVGLGEGADDLAPFEPSAFVDALLG, via the coding sequence ATGGGGGCCGTGAATGCGCAAGCCTGGATTCTGATCGCCGCGATCGCCGCCGTACTGCTGGTGGCGTTCGTTGCCGGATTCGTCCTGTACAAGCGTCGCCGGGTCAGCATTGCAGCGGCCGCGGACCAGGACAAGGAACTGACCGACCGGTCGGGTGGCTACACCGCATCCGGTGGCTTCAACTTCAGTCAGGGAGGTGCGGGCTCGGGCACCCTGACCCCGCCGCGTCCCGAACCGGTGCCGATCGAGCGCACCGACGACGAAGGTCAGCCGCACGTCGGCGACGACGCCGCCATCCCACGCGACTCGGCCCGACGGACCATCACCGACGTGCGGTTGCCGGAACCGGAAACCGTCACCGATCGGCCGGCCGACGGGGCGAGCGGCTCGACGCCGGTCATCGAGCCCGAGACCACCGCCGAGCCGTCGGATCCGGTGGCGCCGGTCGAACCCGCCGCCCCCGCGGACACCGCGGCGAGCGAGGTGACCCCGGCCGAGTCGACCACGACCGAGACCGTGCCGGCGCCGGTGGAAGCCGCCCCGGTCGCGCCGCCGTCGCCGAACGGTGCCGTCGTATCGCCGGCGCCCGTCGAAACGCCGGATACCGCGCCGGCGGTCGAGGAGATCGAACCCACCGCCGGGCGCCTGACCCGCCTGCGCGGGCGGTTGTCCCGCTCGCAGAACGCGGTCGGCAAGAGTCTGCTCGGCCTGCTCGGTGGCGGTGACCTCGACGAGGACTCCTGGGAGGAGGTCGAGGACACCCTGGTCATGGCCGACCTCGGCACCTCGGTCACCACGACGGTCGTGGAGCGGCTGCGTCAGGAGATGGCGGCCCGCAGCGTGCGGACCGCCGAACAGGCCCGGCAGGTGCTGCGCGATGTACTGATCGAGGCACTGCGTCCGGAACTGGACCGTTCCATCCGCGCACTGCCCCATGCCGACCATCCGTCGATCCTGCTGGTCGTCGGTGTCAACGGCACCGGCAAGACCACGACCACCGGCAAACTCGCCCGCGTGCTGGTCGCCGACGGACGCCGGGTGCTGCTCGGCGCCGCCGACACCTTCCGCGCGGCCGCCGCCGACCAGCTGCAGACCTGGGGTGAACGGGTCGGCGCCGACACCGTTCGCGGCCGGGAGGGCGCCGACCCGGCCTCGGTCGCCTTCGACGCGGTCACCACCGGTATCACCGAGGGGGTCGACGCTGTCCTGGTCGACACCGCAGGCCGGCTGCACACCAAGACCGGCCTGATGGACGAGCTGGGCAAGGTCAAGCGCGTGGTGGAGAAGAAGGCCGCGGTGGACGAGGTGCTGCTGGTGCTCGACGCCACCGTCGGCCAGAACGGGCTGACCCAGGCCCGGGTCTTCGCCGAGGTCGTCGACATCACCGGCGTGGTACTCACCAAACTCGACGGCACCGCCAAGGGCGGCATCGTCTTCCAGGTGCAGCACGAACTCGGCGTGCCGGTGAAACTGGTCGGGCTCGGCGAGGGCGCCGACGATCTGGCCCCCTTCGAACCCTCCGCCTTCGTCGACGCGTTGCTCGGCTAG
- a CDS encoding ammonium transporter, translating to MRRIKVAYPLLGVPDTGDTAWMLASSALVLLMTPGLAFFYGGMVRSKNVLNMIMMSISAMGVVGVLWALYGFSEAFGDNKFGLIGNPGQFFGLKGLIGANAVKASPADPSTGAAAVDQVNIPLAGTIPMTVFVAFQLMFAIITVALISGAVADRMKFRAWVVFSIVWATVVYFPVAHWVFDFDVKDAAGNIVHHGGWIANKLQAIDFAGGTAVHINAGAAGLALCLVLGRRKGWPKTPMRPHNLPFVMLGAGLLWFGWFGFNAGSSVSSNGLAGSTFLTTTFATCAAMIGWLVVEKFRDGKPTSLGAASGIVAGLVAITPSCSSVNVLGALVIGAVAGVLCALAVGLKFKLGFDDSLDVVGVHLVGGVVGTLLIGLFLAPESGAGASGAKGLFYGGGFDQLGKQAVGAFTVLAFSFVVSLILGLIIKYTIGIRASEEEEFQGMDESEHAETSYDFAAVGGTARTAVKEA from the coding sequence ATGAGGAGGATCAAGGTGGCGTATCCCTTGCTCGGTGTGCCCGACACCGGCGACACCGCATGGATGCTGGCGAGCTCCGCGCTCGTGTTGTTGATGACCCCGGGGCTGGCGTTCTTCTACGGCGGTATGGTCCGTTCGAAGAATGTGCTCAACATGATCATGATGAGCATCAGCGCGATGGGCGTCGTCGGCGTCCTGTGGGCGCTGTACGGCTTCTCCGAGGCGTTCGGCGACAACAAATTCGGCCTGATCGGCAATCCCGGTCAGTTCTTCGGACTCAAGGGCTTGATCGGCGCCAATGCCGTCAAGGCCAGTCCCGCCGACCCGTCGACCGGTGCGGCCGCGGTGGATCAGGTCAACATCCCGTTGGCGGGCACCATCCCCATGACGGTGTTCGTCGCATTCCAGCTGATGTTCGCGATCATCACGGTCGCGCTGATCTCCGGCGCGGTCGCCGATCGCATGAAGTTCCGGGCGTGGGTGGTCTTCTCCATCGTGTGGGCGACCGTGGTCTACTTCCCGGTCGCGCACTGGGTCTTCGACTTCGACGTCAAGGACGCGGCGGGCAACATCGTCCACCACGGCGGCTGGATCGCCAACAAGTTGCAGGCCATCGACTTCGCCGGTGGTACCGCGGTCCACATCAACGCCGGTGCCGCGGGTCTGGCGCTGTGCCTGGTACTCGGTCGCCGTAAGGGCTGGCCCAAGACGCCGATGCGCCCGCACAACCTGCCCTTCGTCATGCTCGGCGCCGGTCTGCTGTGGTTCGGCTGGTTCGGCTTCAACGCCGGTTCCTCGGTGAGCTCCAACGGACTGGCCGGTTCCACTTTCCTGACCACCACCTTCGCCACCTGTGCCGCGATGATCGGCTGGCTGGTGGTGGAGAAGTTCCGCGACGGCAAGCCCACCAGCCTCGGCGCCGCGTCGGGCATCGTCGCCGGTCTGGTCGCGATCACGCCGTCCTGCTCGTCGGTGAACGTGCTCGGCGCGTTGGTCATCGGCGCGGTCGCCGGTGTGCTGTGCGCCCTGGCGGTGGGACTGAAGTTCAAACTCGGTTTCGACGACTCGCTCGACGTGGTGGGTGTGCACCTGGTCGGTGGTGTGGTCGGTACGCTGCTCATCGGTCTGTTCCTGGCTCCGGAATCCGGCGCGGGCGCTTCGGGCGCGAAGGGCTTGTTCTACGGCGGCGGTTTCGATCAGCTCGGGAAGCAGGCCGTCGGGGCCTTCACCGTGCTCGCGTTCTCCTTCGTCGTCTCACTGATTCTGGGTCTGATCATCAAGTACACGATCGGTATCCGGGCCTCCGAAGAAGAGGAGTTCCAGGGTATGGACGAGTCGGAGCACGCGGAGACGTCATACGATTTCGCTGCTGTGGGTGGCACGGCACGTACCGCCGTCAAGGAGGCATGA